In Phragmites australis chromosome 16, lpPhrAust1.1, whole genome shotgun sequence, one DNA window encodes the following:
- the LOC133895011 gene encoding GDSL esterase/lipase At5g03600-like: MKILFAGCFLVLLLNVAHVECRVAPVESRRHDDDSSPDRLYKLFIFGDSIADDGNVPNPGLNRGSRAWYYPYGMSDDDHDNSPTGRFSNNMVQSDFLAKILGHDESPPPYAAHKARRGKKSNRINSSGMNFANASSGAVYLVPTLGAQIDQFSSLVSDGVITERDLDESVALVAYSGRYYGRISNSASDDYIARFAEDVTEEIAGIVKQLQELGVPKVLVNSVPPLGCTPWMSRFTNYDHCDKRGNMISDAHNTALLDKLGKEKNVMLLDVNTMFTELVSPKPGSTLSKQFKYMYQPCCESIDASGYCGQYDGNRPLFRLCRNPDEYFYWDYIHPTHAGWKAVMQLLQGPIMAFLGISNLNHF; encoded by the exons ATGAAGATTCTCTTCGCCGGTTGCTTTCTCGTCCTGCTCTTGAATG TTGCTCATGTGGAGTGCCGAGTCGCTCCTGTGGAGTCCCGGCGCCACGACGATGACAGCTCCCCCGACCGGTTGTACAAGCTGTTCATATTCGGAGACTCCATTGCCGACGACGGCAACGTCCCGAACCCAGGCTTGAACCGGGGTTCTCGTGCTTGGTACTACCCCTACGGCATGTCGGACGACGACCACGACAATAGTCCAACTGGCCGCTTTTCCAACAACATGGTCCAATCTGATTTTCTCG CCAAGATTCTGGGGCACGACGAGTCTCCTCCGCCGTACGCGGCGCACAAGGCACGGCGGGGGAAGAAGAGCAACCGCATCAACTCGTCCGGCATGAACTTCGCCAACGCCAGCTCCGGTGCCGTGTACCTGGTGCCGACGCTCGGCGCGCAGATCGACCAATTCAGTAGTCTGGTCTCGGACGGCGTCATCACAGAACGGGACCTCGACGAGTCGGTCGCGCTCGTTGCCTACTCCGGCCGTTACTATGGACGCATCAGCAACTCGGCCAGCGATGACTAC ATCGCTCGCTTCGCCGAGGACGTGACGGAGGAGATTGCAGGAATCGTGAAGCAGCTACAGGAGCTCGGTGTGCCCAAGGTGCTGGTGAACTCGGTACCCCCGCTCGGCTGCACGCCGTGGATGTCCAGGTTCACCAACTACGACCATTGCGATAAGCGCGGCAACATGATCTCGGACGCACACAACACGGCTCTCCTAGATAAGCTAGGCAAAGAGAAAAACGTTATGCTGCTCGATGTGAACACCATGTTCACCGAGCTTGTCAGCCCCAAACCAG GGTCGACGTTGTCGAAGCAGTTCAAGTACATGTACCAGCCGTGCTGCGAGAGCATCGACGCAAGCGGCTACTGCGGACAATATGATGGCAACCGCCCGCTGTTCCGGCTGTGCCGCAACCCGGACGAGTATTTCTACTGGGACTACATCCACCCGACGCATGCTGGCTGGAAGGCTGTCATGCAGCTGCTCCAAGGGCCCATCATGGCTTTCCTCGGCATCTCAAACCTCAACCACTTTTAA
- the LOC133896427 gene encoding uncharacterized protein LOC133896427 — protein MSSLGSGVMTTGLMLVLLAVNAGITSGGGYLLHLSLLGVLAGVNLIVIGVWMTDNPTAFVAIMFPDIGALAAFPRRNLAIIGLIMVSSAIKAAAGAASPALCFGLFALLLLGISLINLEFSANS, from the coding sequence ATGAGTTCGTTGGGAAGCGGGGTGATGACCACTGGCTTGATGCTCGTGTTGCTCGCTGTCAATGCGGGCATCACCTCCGGCGGCGGCTACCTCTTGCACCTCAGTCTCCTAGGGGTTCTCGCTGGTGTCAACCTCATCGTCATTGGTGTCTGGATGACTGACAATCCGACGGCCTTTGTCGCCATCATGTTCCCCGACATAGGTGCGCTCGCAGCGTTCCCGCGTCGCAACCTTGCCATCATAGGGCTCATCATGGTTTCGTCCGCCATCAAGGCTGCCGCCGGCGCGGCGAGCCCCGCGCTCTGCTTCGGCCTCTTTGCTCTGTTACTACTGGGGATTTCACTCATCAACTTGGAGTTTTCGGCAAATAGTTGA